Proteins encoded in a region of the bacterium genome:
- a CDS encoding DUF2281 domain-containing protein: MSVKELISKEIERVPERFLGEILDFIRFMETKATEEKMVAAVASESSLRKDWLTPEEDKAWQHL; encoded by the coding sequence GTGAGTGTGAAAGAATTGATCTCAAAGGAAATCGAGAGGGTTCCCGAGCGGTTCCTCGGGGAAATACTCGATTTCATTCGATTCATGGAAACAAAGGCCACGGAAGAGAAAATGGTAGCGGCTGTCGCAAGCGAATCGTCACTCAGAAAGGATTGGCTAACGCCCGAGGAGGATAAGGCTTGGCAACATTTGTAA